The window GTTCTCCTTCATGATATTCTCTAAGTAAGAATGATACGCCTCTAGGAGCAGTTTTAGTCATCACAGATCTTGCTTTGTGCTTAAATCCGTGTGAACGACCATGAGATTTCTTAGTTGCCATATCTGAGTAGATTCCCCAGTGACCCTATTTTAACAGTTTCTAGTCATGCATTAGAGATAATGTCGGTTCTGAGTTGTCCACATGCAGCTGAAATTTCAGATCCCTTCTCAACTCTTACTGTACAATTTACATGAGATTTTAGCAATATTCTTTCAAATTCAAGGATATTCTTTTTGGATGGACGCTGAAAATTTCCTGCGGTTGAATTTATTGGAATTAGATTAACATGAGATCCATTTCCCTCTAAAAGAAGTGCAAGTTCGTTTGCAATTTCTTGTGAATCGTTAATGTTTTCAATTAAAGCATATTCAAATGTAACACGTCGTCCAGTTCGTTTAAAGTAACGTTTTCCTGCTGCAACTAGTTCATTTACTGAATGAGGTCCAGCTGTAGGAACTAATTTTTTGCGTAATTTATCATTTGGTGCATGTAATGATATTGCTAATCCAATTTGAAGATCTTCTTCTGCAAGTTTGTCAATACCAGATATTATCCCAATAGTAGAGATTGTGATGTTTCTCTGTCCAATTCCAAAACCTCGTGGATGTGTAAGTAAACGAACTGCGCGAATTGTTTCATCATAATTTGCAAGAGGTTCACCCATTCCCATAAAGACCAAATTTGTGATATGCTGACCTCGTTGCTGAAGTAAATTTGCAAAATGAATAACTTGGGCTACGATCTCTTCTGCCTTTAGATTTCTCTCAAAACCCATTTGTCCAGTCGCACAAAAAATGCATCCCATTGCACACCCAACCTGAGTTGAAACACAAATAGTAGATCTAGGATGGCCACCAATCTTTGTGGGTTCATATTGTATCAGAACTGTTTCAACTGGAGTTCCATCAGTCAGATTAAGCAATAATTTTGTAGTATCACCATCATCACTTACTACTCTATGAGTTTCAGTTGCAGAACCAATTGTATATCCATCTGCAATTAATTTATCTCGCATTGTAATCGGTAGTTGTTTTAACTCGGTGATGTTTTTTGGAAATTTATAATATAATGGGTATAGTATTTGATCTGCCCTATATCGCGGTTGCCCCATATCATTTACTAATTTTTCCATTTCCTCAGGTAACAAACGATAAAGATCAGTCATTATATTTTCACGATACCTCTCATATTCAACAATTAAGGCACTGTTATAATATTATAATTTAATCGAGACTCAATTTTTAAAACAAAATAAAATTTCTGAAAATAAAATAAAAAGAAGAAAAAGAAAATTACTCTTCTAATGACTCTAAATCATCATCAGAGTCAAGATCTTCAGTGGCTTGAACCATCTCTAGTTCGGTAGTTCCAGATGTAGATTCAACCAGTGTATCAGGTGTAGAATCAACAGTAGACTCGGTCATGGTTTCAGGTTCTTTCTCTTTTTTGGTTGCTTTTTTGGCTGCCTTTTTACCTGGCTTTTTCTCAGTATCTTCTAGGTCCATCACTCCTGCTTCACCCAATGCAAAGATTACTTCTTCTTCTGGATGGTGTGGACTATCTACCATTCGGGCAATTCGTTTCTTGCCTGATTTCTTAAAGTATATTCGGTATGTACTTGTGTGAGCAACTACGTTTCCACCTATTGGTCTAGTTGGATCACCAAAGAAAACATCAGGAGATGCCATTACTTGATTTGTGGCAATTGCGGCACAGTTGTAAGTTTCTGCAATTCTAGACAACATGTGAACAAAATGATTTAGTTTTTGTTGTCTATTTGACAATGTTCCTCTACCAAGATACTCGGCACGGAACAATCCAACTGCAGAATCTGCAATGATTAGTCGAATATTGTTTTCTTCGATTATAGGACCAGCTTCTTCGAGGATCAATGTTTGATGTGCGCTGTTATATGCACGTGCTACAATTATTCTGTCAAGAACTTTTTCTGGATCCATTTCATGTGCTTGTGCAATAGATACAATTCTTTCGGGTCTGAAAGTGTTTTCTGTATCAATATACAAAACACCACCATCCAATCCACCTTCTGTTTTTGGTTTTTGAACCATTACAGCTAGTGTATGCGCAAATTGTGTTTTACCTGAACCAAATTCACCATAGACTTCTGTAAGAGCCTGGGTTTCAATACCTCCATCAAATAGGGTATCAAGACAGTTAGTACCAGTTGTAATTTTACCAATATCTTGTCTGCGTTTGTACACTTCACTTGCAGTAACAAAATCTCTGGAGATCAATCCAGTTTCAACCAGATGTTGTCTTGCTTTGTTTACAATTTTTTCTGCAGTGTCTTTTTCCATTCCAGTTATTTCTGCAATTTCCACAGGACCTCTTACGATAAGATCCATAACATTGTGTACTCCTGCGTCGGATAATTTTCTAGTAGTTACAGGACCTACGCCCTCCAAACTATCTAATCTTAAATCTTCTACCATACCGTATGGTACGGTACTAGTACTTTATAACGTTATTGTTTTGAAAAATGATCGCAAAAAGATAACTTGTTATAACAATTTTGATCTAACGTCTCTTTCTTCTTTGTCCAGGTTTATTTTGTCCTGGAAATCTACCCAATTCAAATCGTTTTTTGAAGTTACTCTTGTTTCTAAGACTAGAGTTTGTACCAACAATTTTTCTTCCTTCAACTTTAGGAGTTTGTCCTCTTACTTTACCTGCTTTGGTAAGTGAACCGTGAGTTGCCATAATTTAATCATCTAAAATAGCAAATTTATGTATTTGTATGATTACCAGTATTTTGTCTTAATTGTTTCAATGACGTGTTCATGTTCTTTACTTTTATGACGTGCATATCTTTCCATTGCGCCTAAAGGAATGCCTCCCAATGATCTTGCAATTGCATTAAAGAAATATCTTTGTGGTCCTTTTGCACCGGTTTTTGTCATGAATTTTTGAATTCCGTATTTGAAATTATGTTGCCAAGTTTTATAGAGTACACCTAGTTGTGCAGGTGTCATTTCGTTTCCAATGTTAAAGAAATCAGATTTTTCTAATAATCCAATTGGAACAAAGGTAAGAGCTGTAGCAGTAAACATTGAATCTGGTTGTTCATGTTCTAATTCTGTGATTAAACGAATAGTATCCCAAGAATCTTCAGGTTGTTCATCATTGTCAAGTCCCATAATCAAAGTAAATGCTGGAATCCAATAATCTTTATTCAGAGTTTTTACACCTTCTTTTACTACCCAATGCCATTCACTTGGATCATATGGAGCAAGTTTTCTATCGGCATATTTTCCAATTAATCTCAAACTTCCTGTTTCAAAACCAGCTTGAATTCCAATCATGTTATCAGGACTAGATTTGATTATTCGTGAAAGGTTTGGAATTAGTTTTTCATCAGCTATTGCACCTGCCAAAGTACCATGAGTTGGGTTTGTATGGCCTACACCAGTTGACATGATAGCAGTAAATAGTTCTTCAAGTGCTTCTCTATTAGGTTCCATTCCTTTTGCAGTTCGAGGATCCATTCCATATACAAAAATATCATCGCTGTGAATCCAGGCAGATTTTGCACCACCTTTTTTGATGTTAACTTCAATTTCACGTTTGACTTTTTCCGGTGAATAATATCTCAATGATCTTAATGTAACATCACAGAATTTACAACCTCTACCACATCCTCGCATCACTTCAACCATTCCATGCATGCTTGGTTCTACAATTTCAGGAATTTCATCTAAATCTGGTCTATCCCAAAAATTTACAAATCTCCCATGAATTTTTTTTCCATTTCTCTCAAATTCTTTTATGTTTACTTTAAAGTCACTACGTTTTCTAAAAGGATCCATATTTTCAAAGTCGCCATTAATTAGATAATTGAAAAATCTGCCCGCGTGTCCATCAATTTCTGGAGCAATACCACCAAGTTCTCCTTCCAATATAGCATAGATACCAAATTCTTCAATTTTTTCGGGATCATAGTTGTATTGCCAAGTACCAGAAGCACCAGAAATAACTTTAGCTTTACTTCCGGTTTTTAGTTTTGCAGTTTTAATTCGTCGATGTAATTCTGTGTTGTAAAATTCATCATAAGAAGTTTGTTTACGTCCATATGTGAAAGTCATTGTAACAGGACCCATTCCTAATGGATCCATTTCATATGTACCAACAACTTGTGTATCAGGTCCAATGAATTTTTCAATGTGATCTGGATGTGCAACAACAACATCTTCACGTCTAAATCCATCACGGAGTAAACCTGCCTCTACTTTACGTAATCCATATGGAGCGTAGTTTGCCACACCATTTGTGTGAGGAATGTAATTACAAATAAAATCAAATAAAATCTTTGGAGTAACCTGATTTCCTAGAATCTTATACAAAAGACTTTTCTTATCACGATTTGGGTCTACTGCAGGAGCACATCCGAAAAACGTAGCTAGAGATAAACCACGATACGGAGACATTAATGTACGATCTGCTGTTAATACTATCTTTGGGGTACCCAATACTCTTCAACGCAATAATTTCATGATTTATTTTAAACCTTGCTGACCAAACTTAATAATTTTCTAGTATTCCAGCCTTATTCCTATGAAAATGACCAAATTCCATGTTTAAAATTAAATGATCACCATCAAACACTGTACCATCTTTACAAACCAAATCTTCTCCAACACAGCAACTCCCACAAATTCCCACACCACACTTCATCATACGCTCTAGACTTGCTTGAACAAACAATCCTCTAGAATGAGCTAGTTGGACAGTTTTGTACATCATTATTTCAGGGCCACATGTGTAGATACCATCAAAACGAGTTTCATTTACAAGTTTTTCAACCATACTAGTAACAAACCCCTTCTCTCCATAAGTTCCATCATCTGTAGTGATAATTACACGGTGAGGATTGTTTTTCAATAAATCATTTGCCAAGTCTTCAAAGAAAACTTCATTCTTTGATTTTGCACCAATTAGAACTGTGACATCGTCATTAGGTTTTATGTGTGTCAATAAACGCATCATAGGAACTAGTCCAGTCCCACCACCTACTAGCAAAAGTTTACCTTGTTTAAGATCAAATGAATTTCCATATGGTCCTCTTACACCAATTTGCTGGCCTACCTTAACATTAAACAAACCCGTAGATGCTGGACCGTGTTTTCTAACAGTAAAAGCAGCTTTACCAGATTCTTGAGCAATCATCACACTCATTGGCAGTTCATTGATTCCAGGTATCCATACCATTGCAAATTGACCAGGAAGAACACTTGACATTACATCGTCAGAAAAAATCAGAGTTCTAACAGTAGGTGTTTCATCAATTACTTTTTCAATTACACAAATTTTTGTATGATTAAGATTTCTTTGCAAGTCCTATCATCTCATTTATTTTTGAATATCCTTTTCTTTTCATATATTGAAGTATTCCATTGTTAATATCATTAAAAACATGTATCCAATTATCACCAATTGCACTTCCTATTTGAATTGCAGATGCACCTGCCAAAATAAATTCAATCGCATCTTCCCATGTAGATATCCCACCACATCCAATTATAGGAATATCATATTTTGAAGATATTTCATAAACACATCGTAAAGCAATAGGTTTAATCGGAGTACCAGATAGTCCACCGAATTTATTACTAAGTATTGGTCTTTGGGTTTCAACATCAATTGCAATAGCTCGTATTGTATTAATTGCAGTTATTGCATCAATACCAGAATCAACTGCAGCACTTACAGTATTAAGATAATGAGTTGTTCCCAGCCCTACTTTTGCAATTACTGGTACATGAGTAGAATTTTTTACAGTACTAACAATTTTTTTGACCAAATCAGGATCATCACCTACTTCTAATCCAACTTTGGCAACATGAGGACATGATAAATTCAATTCATATGCAATAACTTTTGAATTTTTAAACTGTTTAATCATTGTTGAAAAATCTTCAGGAATAGAGCCTACAAGACTGATAATTATTGGAACATCTTTGTTAGGTTCTATCATTTTGGCAAAATTTGGAGCACCTGGATTTGATAATCCTACTGCATTAATCCATCCACCACCATTTATTCCAAATATTGTAGGATTTGGATATCCATCCCAAGGTTCTGTACTTAGGGATTTACTTACAACTGCTCCTGCACCTGAACGATAAAGTCGATTAAAGACATCTAATGAAATACCCAATATTCCGGAGGCCAGCATTGCAGGTTTTTCTAGCTGAATTTTTCCTATAGAAGTAACCAGGCTGGGTTCCACTTTGAATCATGTACGTGGTTTCGAATATAATAGTTGATTCACCGTGTTTTTAGTACCTTTTTAAAAGGAGACCTGAAATTAACTATTCATGTATTCTGTAATCTTAACAGAATTTGGAATCGTGGTTTTTAAAGATGAGAAACTCGAAAAAGCATTTCCTTTCAAAGATGCAGTTCGAGATTATATTTCTGTGAAAAAAAAGGAATCAAAATTAAATGAACTTGTGAATTACCTTGGTCCTCTTCAAAGAGGAATTTCAGTTAGTGATGAATCATTGATGACATTACTGAAAAAAAATTCCATAGATGCACAAATGATGGAAGAATTAGAATTAGAAGAGATTCAGTCCACAAAACCACAAATTATTGTTGATTCAGGATTTGCAAAAAATATTTCAGAAGCATTATCAAAGCTAAGAGAATTTGCAATGGGATTATCATCATCAAAAGTTACAGAAGTTTCTGAGAGTCCAGATCTTCATATCATTCAAGCAATAAATTCTTTAGATGAGATTGATAAAATTGCAAATGGACTTAGCTCAAGATTACGAGAGTGGTATGGTTTACATTTTCCAGAACTGGATAACATTATTGATAGCATTAATGGTTATTCTCAAATTGTTTTGGCTGGAAAGCGAGAATCATTAACAAAAAAAGTGTATGAAGAAGCAGGATTTCCAGATTCTAAAGCAGATATGATTGCTTTGCTTGCATCAAAAAGTAGAGGAGGAGATATTTCAGATATCAATTTAGCAATTGTGCAATCAATTGCAAAACAAATTTTGAATTTCCATGACTTACGAAAAAAATTAGAAGCACATGTAGAGCTAGAAATGGAAACTGTAGCACCAAATCTTTCAGCAATTCTAGGAGCTGCCGTAGGTGCCAGAATATTAGGAAAAGCAGGAAGTCTAAAAAAATTAGCATCTATGCCAGCAAGTACTATTCAGATAATTGGTGCTGAAAAAGCATTGTTTAGATCATTAAAGACTGGTGCTCAGCCACCAAAACATGGATTATTGTTCCAACATGCTATGGTTCATGCAGCACCCAGATGGCAAAGAGGAAAAATTGCCAGAGCAATTGCTGCAAAGGCTGTGATAGCTGCTAGAGTTGATGTTTATGGAGAGGGTATCAATAAAATGTTATTAGAAAAATTAAACATAAGAGTAAACGAGATTAGTAAAAAATATGAAACACCTACTGAAAGAGAAACCAGAAAACCCGAATTATTCAGAGAACATACTGGAGAATCTAGAAGAAGAGAAGGTGGAGATTTCAGAAGAAGAGAGGGAAGTGATTCTAGAAGAGAAGGTGGAGAATCTAGAAGAAGAGAAGGTGGAGATTTCAGAAGAAGAGAGGGAAGTGATTCTAGAAGAGAAGGTGGAGAATCTAGAAGAAGAGAAGGTGGAGAATCTAGAAGAAGAGAAGGTGGAGAATCTAGAAGAAGAGAAGGTGGAGAATCTAGAAGAAGAGAAGGTGGAGATTTCAGAAGAAGAGAGGGAAGTGATTCTAGAAGAGAAGGTGGAGAATCTAGAAGAGAAAATAAAAATTACAGAGAAAGAACAGATTCAAAATCAAATAAAAATAAAAAGAGATCCAAGTTTGAAAGAAGATAATTTTGAATTTTTTTGGATAAATTCAGATGGTGAAAAAAAACTAGCTACTGAAAATTTAGTCATAGGTAATCAAGTATATAATGAAAAATTAATTACAAAAAAAGGGACAGAATATAGGTTATGGGATCCTTTTAGAAGCAAATTAGCTGCCGCAATAATGAATGGATTAGAAATATTTCCATTTAAAGATAAATCATCCATATTATATCTTGGAGTATCAACGGGTACAACAGTTAGTCACATTTCAGATATTGTTGGACCATCAGGAATTATTTTTGGAGTTGAACATGCTAGTAGAGTAGCACGAGATTTCTTAGACAGAGTTGCATCACATAGAGCAAATATAATTCCAATTTTACAAGATGCAAGAAAACCAAAAGAGTATTTTTCAGTATTTGGCAAAGTTGATGTAGTTTATGTAGACATTGCACAGCCTGATCAAACAAACATAGCTATAGAAAACTGCAAAATGTATCTTAAGAAAGACGGATATTTCTTTTTAGTAATAAAGACCAGAAGTATAGATGTAACAAAATCTCCAAAAAGAATTGTTGAAGAAGAGATACAAAGAATGGAAGTTCATTTTGAAATTCTACAAGTAATAGATCTTCATCCTTATGACAAAGACCATGCAATGGTAATTGCAAAGTTCCTAAAGTGATTTTTTACTCAATATTTGTTGAGTAGGTTTCCAACTTTTACGCACAAAAATAGGAAGTACTTGATTGAGGTTATAATAAGATGCAACAAAATCAATTGTTTTTGAATCAGATGGATATCCACTTCCTAAATCATATTTTTTTCTAAGTTTTAGTATAGCCCTATCTCTAGTAACTTTAGCAATTATTGATGCAGCAGATACCACAATAAATCTACTATCAGCATGATGATATGAACGAATTTTTTTATGTTTAGATAGTTTTGCTATTTCTTTTCCAAATCTTTTTGGATTTACATCACATGAATCAACGTATGAAGTATCAGGATTTAATTTTGAAATGACTTTTGCCATATATTTAGCCTCCAAATGATTAAGATTGTGTTTGAACACATTGGCATCAATTATTTTTGGAGAAATTTTTGCTACATAGTAATTATCAACTAATAGGATTATTTTTTTATAAAGTTCTTCTCTCGATTTTGGAGTTAATTGTTTTGAATCTTTTACACCTAATTTAGATAGCTTAGAAATATTTTTTTTTGATATAATAATGCCAGCGATTACAAGGGGACCAAGCATAGAACCACGTCCAGCATCATCAATTCCACAAATCAGCATTGATTCTGTCTTAAAACACATGTATTAAACCGTTATAGGTAAATGAAATATAGATTAAGAATTGCAGATCCCAGATGAAACGTTACAAGAGATAATAGAAGGACAAACAAAAATCATTGTTCCAAAAAAATCATTGACAGATAAAGTTCCACCTAAAGAACCAGCATTTTTTAATCCAAAAGCAAAAGTGAGTAGAGATTTTTCAATAATTGCATATGGAGCATTTCTAAAAAAATTTAAAGGTCCAAAAATATTTTTAGAAGGATTATCAGGTCTTGGAGTAAGAGGATTACGGGTTGCAAACGAATTACAAACAGATAAAGTAATAATTAATGATCTAAATCCATCCGCATTAAAATTAGCAGAGTATTCAGCACGATTAAACGATTTAAAGAATATCGAATATTCAGAAATGGAAGTATGTAGATTTTTTAGCAAATATTCTACAAAAGGTCAAAGAGGTTCAATTGTAGATATAGATCCATTTGGTTCACCGTCACAATTTTTTGATTGTTGTCTTAGAGCTACTATGCATGGAGGAATTCTTTCGATAACTGCAACAGATCTTCAGGTATTAAATGGTCTTTATCAAAGCGCATGCAAGAGAAAATACGGCGGAGTGCCAATAAGAGTAGAATATGGTAATGAGATGGCAATTAGATTAATTCTAGGATGTCTCAGAAGGGTTGCAGGAAGAATAGGCGTTGAGATTGTTCCAATATTTGCAGAAAGCAATATGCATTATTACAGAACATATGTGCGAGTACTTATTCGACAGGATCAAAAAGAAAATATTGGATATATTATACATTGTAAAAATTGCGGACATAGAAAAATAGTATTAGAACAAATTAATGAATGTGAATTGTGTAATTCAAAATTAAATATAGGAGGACCTTTATGGATAGATAAAATTTTTGACAAAGAATTTGTAAATGATATGATTTTAAAACTACCAGAATTATCAGTCGGAAAGGTTTGTGAAAAAACATTACAAAAATGTTTAATAGAATCAGAAATGCCTGGAATTTATTTTACATTAGATGAAATTGCATCCAAAATGAAAGCCTCACCTCCAAAATTAGAAGATGCAATTATAAATTTACGAAAAAACGGATATCTTGCTAGCTGTACGTCATTTAGCCCTACTGGATTTAGAACAAATGCAAACATAAATGAAATAATCAGTGTTTTTTCAGATCAACCAGTAAATCCCAAACAGACATAATACAACTCACTGCTTTGTTTTCTACTAGCTTCAGGTTTTGTAAGATTTATTCTAGCAAATTTCTTTTTAACATAGTCTTTAAATTCCATAGAATATTCTCCATCAAAAACTTTGAAAATTGCATTACCTTTATGCATTAGAACCTTATCCATAATTTTTGTACATTCATAATTTAGTGAAATTTGTATTGCATGATCAACAGACCAATTCCCAGTTACTTGTGGAGAAAGATCACATATCACTGCATTTACTTTTCTTTCAAAATAAGACATAATTTCGTCAACTACAAACTCATTTTCAATATTTTCTCTAATTATATGAGCTCCAGGTATTTCCTCAACATATGAAGTATCAATACCCATCACCTTACCTTTATTTCCAGTAAGTTTTACTGCCATTTGAGTCCAGCCTCCAGGGGCACATCCCAAATCAAGAACATAAAATCCAGGTCCAATGATTCGATAAGATTGATTAAGTTGTTTGAGCTTGTATGCAGCTCTACTTCGATAACCCTGTTCATGCGCTAATTTTCTGTATTGATCTCGACGTGCATCTATTAACTTCATTTGGCTTTCGTAGGTTTTTTCATCTCTGATAGTACCCAGTCTTCAATGAATTGACAATTACGTGGGCTTATTTCTCCTTCAAGTGAGCATTTTTGTTCGACTGGACAAACAAGACATGGGGCATTTTCAATTGACATAGTACTGATAGGAGTCTTCTTTAGAATTAATTTATACGTCCAACGACCTTTATCGAGAATTTTTTCTCTGTAAATAGTTCCCATTCTTTCTAACTTTAATGCCAATCTAGAACCATCTCTACTAGTTAGCTTTAGTTTTTTCCAAAGTTCACTTTGAAACATTCCACTAGATTCACGCTCAGCTAAAACATCACATATTTTATTTGTGAGTCTTTCCATGTCAACTTTTTCAATTTGGAAATTTTCAATCTCTTCATCGGTAAGTTGTTCTTCTAATTCTTCTTCTAATGTTTTTTCTGCTTCTTTTTTGATTTCTTCTAATTCTTTCTTAGTAAGCTTTTTTGGTTTAGGTGCTGCTTCTTTTTTTGCTGGTTTCTTTTCTTTAGGTGCTGCTTCTTTTTTTGCTGGTTTCTTTTCTTTAGGTGCTGCTTCTTTTTTTGCTGGTTTCTTTTCTTTAGGTGCTGCTTCTTTTTTTGCTGGTTTCTTTTCTTTAGGTGCTGCTTTTTTTAAAGGAACTTCAGATATTTTATCTTGTTTTTTTGTCATCAAATCACCTTAATTTTTAATATAACTCCTAATCATACAATAATTCATTCCTATTTAATGGTAAATTTTTCACTTGTGGTTATACTACTCTTTTGATTCTGATCGGTCATTTTCACGACTAGATCATACTGTCCAGGTTTATCTATTATTTCAGAGAAATCATCATCAATAGGTAAAAAAGAGTTGTTTTCATCAAAACATTGTTTTAAAAATCCACTTTGTGTAACTATATGTTTTCCAGAATAAACAGTAACATATAGATCTCCACAGTCAAACTGAGAATCATCAATTTTTACTTGAATTTGAATAGGGGATGAAATAGAATATTGATTTTCTAACCCAATGATGGATATATCTTCATCATTTTTTATGATTTCAGAATTGCCCATGGGCCACATATTGAGTTCACGATCCGGCGATTGAAGAACATCAGCCATAACAACAGTACCAAAAGCAATTGAAAGTACAATTGGCAAAACAAATACAACATATACTAAACTTGTTGCCATTTCGTTTTTCACCTGTAAATCCCTTATATCTATTTAGCAAAATTCCAATACGCATGATGAATTTGACGAATGAGTTAAATCGGACCCGACTAAATATTGCTAGATGCGACTTAGAAAATTTAGAGTTAGAGCATATCGTTGCATTCATGATTCTGGCGAAATTACTGTTGGTGATTTAGCAGCATTTGTTGGAAGAAATGAAAGTGGAAAAACAACAATTCTACAAGCATTAACATTATTAAATAAAGATGAAAAAATTTCAGATTTAGATCTTTGCGATGAATTATCAGAAGAGTTAAAAGGAGAAGTTACACTTGCTGAGGGAGAATTTGAATTAAGTTCAAACGAGATTAAATTAATCAAAGAAGCATTTCCAGGTTTACCAGACATAAGAAAAATAAAATTATTTAGAACAAATAAAATACCTAGAGTACAATATGAGTTTGAAAATATTCAACTTAGTGATGAGCGAAATAATGAAATAAACTCTTGGGAGAATTTTTCAAGACAGATTAAGAATTTTTTAGATACAATACCAAATCATCTTAAAATTCAAATCAATACTGAATTATTTGACGGTCCTCCACCAAAGAATCAACAGATATTCAATAGCGGAATGGCTGAATTTAGCAATCAATTTCACGTAATAGCTGTTCAAGAGCCTAAAGTAATAGAAGAATGGCAAAAAATATACCATAATCCAGAAAATCAATATCATAAACTTCTTAGTGGTAGTAGTGAAAAATCAGCGTTAGAGAATTTCATTGCATCTGAATTACATCCTCGATTTGTTTATTTTTCTGATTACAAAAAAATCTATGGCAATATCAATCTCAATGAATATCTTAGAGAAGAAAAAGGGGTCAGGGCAAGCTCAATTGAATTTATTGAAGAGTTTGACAAGGCCGAAACAGTAAGAAATCTTTTCTATTTGGCAGAATTAGACATTAAAACATTAGATGACGTAAAAGAAACTCCATCAAAATGTATCAAATTATTGAATACGGCAAGCAATAGATTAACTAAGAAATTAAATCCAGCATGGAAAGGCGACCCAATCCATGTTGAATTAAGATACAATCCAGGAAATATCATGAGTGTAGTAATTTCAGATATTCATCGTGATGGAACAGTAACCAACACAGGATTGCTAAATAGAAGAGCAGAAGGTTTCAAATGGACATTTTCTTTTATTGTAAATTTTGCAGCAGAAACACAGAGAGCAGAACTCAAAGAAGCAATATTACTTCTCGATGAACCAGCAAGAAATCTTCACCCTACTCAACAAAGAGGAATTTCAGATTTGTTAAAGAATCTTGCAGGCTCAAATCAGGTTTTGTATGCAACACATTCACCATTTATGATTTTTGATTATACTCCAGGAAACTTGTTGGTAGTAGAATTAGATAAAAGAAAACACCTTAGCAAAATTTTTTATGATTACTGGAATGCCGATGATAAAACACTAACCCCAATTCTATATGGATTATCAAGAGGGTTGGTCGAATCGATTGTAGATAGAGAAATTGGAACTAACTCAAGACCAGTGATTATTGTTGAGACAATGTCAGATGCAATGTATCTTAATGCTTTTGATAAATTTTTACAGGATCCAAACATATCAATGAATCCACTTAATGTAGTAGCTGCTTATAATAAAAATTCAGTATTACCTCTGGCAATATTTTATAGAAATCACGGATATAGGACATTTATTTTATTGGATGATTCAGAT is drawn from Nitrosarchaeum sp. and contains these coding sequences:
- a CDS encoding transcriptional regulator encodes the protein MTKKQDKISEVPLKKAAPKEKKPAKKEAAPKEKKPAKKEAAPKEKKPAKKEAAPKEKKPAKKEAAPKPKKLTKKELEEIKKEAEKTLEEELEEQLTDEEIENFQIEKVDMERLTNKICDVLAERESSGMFQSELWKKLKLTSRDGSRLALKLERMGTIYREKILDKGRWTYKLILKKTPISTMSIENAPCLVCPVEQKCSLEGEISPRNCQFIEDWVLSEMKKPTKAK
- a CDS encoding AAA family ATPase, translated to MRLRKFRVRAYRCIHDSGEITVGDLAAFVGRNESGKTTILQALTLLNKDEKISDLDLCDELSEELKGEVTLAEGEFELSSNEIKLIKEAFPGLPDIRKIKLFRTNKIPRVQYEFENIQLSDERNNEINSWENFSRQIKNFLDTIPNHLKIQINTELFDGPPPKNQQIFNSGMAEFSNQFHVIAVQEPKVIEEWQKIYHNPENQYHKLLSGSSEKSALENFIASELHPRFVYFSDYKKIYGNINLNEYLREEKGVRASSIEFIEEFDKAETVRNLFYLAELDIKTLDDVKETPSKCIKLLNTASNRLTKKLNPAWKGDPIHVELRYNPGNIMSVVISDIHRDGTVTNTGLLNRRAEGFKWTFSFIVNFAAETQRAELKEAILLLDEPARNLHPTQQRGISDLLKNLAGSNQVLYATHSPFMIFDYTPGNLLVVELDKRKHLSKIFYDYWNADDKTLTPILYGLSRGLVESIVDREIGTNSRPVIIVETMSDAMYLNAFDKFLQDPNISMNPLNVVAAYNKNSVLPLAIFYRNHGYRTFILLDDSDESKQISAQLTSNDFSPIQTILFERDGKNLESIEDYIVLEDYLHAVNQTYEIRLRKEGYSNLKPLDVTSKGKKGVLENLRKIWEEHNDDDWGQFDNEEITRYICEKITLEETDFLSDKTKDQFRTLYRLIAERIRQYQNVTTKADLAKFQRARN